A stretch of the Bacteroidota bacterium genome encodes the following:
- a CDS encoding PhnA domain-containing protein, with protein sequence MSISASLKERNSGLCELCNAENATHEYTVTPQNDDSIDNQVALCSTCLESLDKTDAGFHWRCLEGSIWNPQASVQALSYRILQNYKNEDWASNLMASVDLDESTIQWAMTAFEVPDVHMDAFGNKLENGDTVVLTQQLNVKGTSFSASKGTVVKKIKLVHDNSEQIEGKINDQTIVILTKFVKKSL encoded by the coding sequence ATGTCTATCAGCGCATCCTTAAAAGAAAGAAACTCGGGATTATGTGAATTGTGTAATGCAGAAAATGCAACCCACGAATATACAGTTACTCCCCAAAATGACGATTCAATCGATAACCAAGTGGCTTTGTGTTCAACCTGTTTGGAATCCCTTGATAAAACGGATGCTGGTTTTCATTGGCGTTGTTTGGAAGGTAGTATTTGGAATCCGCAAGCGAGTGTTCAAGCATTGAGCTACCGCATTTTACAAAATTATAAAAACGAAGATTGGGCAAGTAATTTAATGGCATCCGTGGATTTGGATGAAAGTACCATTCAATGGGCCATGACTGCCTTTGAAGTGCCGGATGTACATATGGATGCTTTTGGAAACAAATTGGAAAATGGTGATACGGTTGTATTAACTCAACAATTGAATGTGAAAGGAACGAGCTTTTCTGCTTCCAAAGGAACGGTAGTAAAGAAAATTAAATTGGTACATGACAATAGCGAACAAATTGAAGGTAAAATCAATGATCAAACCATTGTGATTTTAACCAAGTTTGTAAAGAAATCGTTATAG
- a CDS encoding T9SS type A sorting domain-containing protein: MKRKLTTLSLLVLVGYTVFAQTAADMVKPDESKIIGTATKSAMHTATGISIQPVTTDLKWRPILTNKCIFREPKVPFEDYIESLKNSKTKITNSQATEATNKSVATVVPVVGVNYLGNENNGSSPMDNNVAISNGGWIVSVANNTIEYDNMSGSTIYYNDIVSFIGDASITNVCDPVVLYDKLADRFIFFAQECSGSSSNSHLLIFFSKTNDPNAGWWYYKINGNPLSDGSWFDYPKIAISNNELYISGNLFYDSGTFNQAVLYQIQKSAAYSGGSINWQYWTGISGNPFTLLPVSNGHGLSYGPGCYMVATDNFGSSNIKLYHLTDDMSGSPAFNQYNVPTTAYSPTGYNAAQLGTSTELKFFDSRAMSGFFLNGLIHFVFHSDIGGAWYGINYNRLNVAALTNQSSMYGASGAYDYGYPSVVAFGTSVTDKSVMIGYGRSGSSIYPEVRVVNCDNMMNWSTSTLVKSSASFVSYTGNPERWGDYTGTTRKHNSPTASIWMNGMYGTSLNVWSTWVAEIHAGAASGVAETTTDNQVNVFPNPVTESFTVAFTLEESTMVDISVMDLNGKLVQSLYNGKATAGSNTFSFNKANLAKGTYFLMIKNNTKIIKNEKIIIAN, from the coding sequence ATGAAAAGAAAATTGACGACACTGAGTTTATTGGTTTTAGTTGGTTATACTGTCTTCGCACAAACGGCTGCTGATATGGTAAAACCTGATGAATCAAAAATTATAGGGACAGCTACAAAATCTGCAATGCATACTGCTACTGGTATTTCGATCCAACCGGTGACCACTGATTTGAAATGGCGTCCAATCTTAACCAATAAATGTATTTTCCGCGAACCGAAAGTGCCGTTTGAAGATTATATCGAATCGTTAAAAAATTCAAAAACTAAAATCACCAATTCCCAAGCTACGGAAGCAACCAACAAATCGGTGGCAACGGTTGTTCCGGTGGTGGGTGTAAATTATTTAGGAAACGAAAACAATGGTAGCAGTCCGATGGATAACAACGTAGCCATCTCGAATGGCGGTTGGATTGTATCGGTAGCGAACAATACCATTGAATATGATAACATGAGTGGTTCAACAATTTATTATAACGATATTGTAAGTTTTATAGGTGATGCATCTATTACCAATGTTTGTGATCCGGTGGTATTGTATGATAAGTTGGCAGATCGTTTTATCTTTTTTGCTCAAGAATGTTCAGGAAGCTCTTCCAACTCTCATTTGTTGATTTTCTTTTCGAAAACAAACGATCCCAATGCAGGTTGGTGGTATTATAAAATAAACGGAAATCCATTGTCGGATGGAAGTTGGTTTGATTATCCGAAGATTGCGATTTCAAACAATGAATTGTATATCTCCGGAAATTTATTTTACGATTCAGGAACATTTAACCAAGCCGTATTGTATCAAATTCAAAAATCGGCAGCCTATTCCGGTGGTTCTATCAATTGGCAATATTGGACCGGTATTTCGGGCAATCCGTTTACTTTGTTGCCTGTATCCAATGGTCATGGCTTAAGTTACGGTCCAGGTTGTTACATGGTGGCTACTGATAACTTTGGAAGCTCGAATATTAAACTCTATCACCTAACAGATGATATGAGTGGTTCTCCCGCATTCAATCAATACAATGTTCCTACCACAGCGTATTCACCAACCGGCTATAATGCTGCTCAATTGGGTACATCCACCGAGTTGAAATTTTTTGATTCAAGAGCAATGAGTGGATTTTTTCTGAACGGATTAATTCATTTTGTATTTCATTCGGACATCGGTGGTGCTTGGTATGGTATTAATTACAACCGTTTGAATGTTGCTGCACTCACCAACCAGTCGAGTATGTATGGTGCATCTGGTGCGTATGATTATGGCTATCCTTCCGTTGTTGCTTTTGGAACATCCGTTACTGATAAATCTGTGATGATAGGATATGGTAGAAGTGGTTCCAGTATTTATCCGGAGGTTCGCGTAGTGAATTGTGATAACATGATGAATTGGTCAACTTCAACACTTGTGAAATCGAGCGCAAGTTTTGTATCCTATACAGGTAATCCGGAACGCTGGGGTGATTATACCGGAACTACCAGAAAACATAATAGTCCAACGGCTTCTATTTGGATGAATGGAATGTATGGTACCAGTTTAAATGTTTGGAGTACATGGGTGGCTGAAATACATGCCGGTGCTGCAAGTGGTGTTGCTGAAACAACAACCGACAACCAAGTAAATGTGTTTCCGAATCCTGTGACTGAAAGTTTTACGGTAGCGTTTACATTGGAAGAAAGCACCATGGTGGATATTTCGGTTATGGATTTGAATGGCAAGCTGGTACAATCCTTGTATAACGGCAAAGCAACAGCAGGAAGCAATACGTTCTCTTTCAATAAAGCAAACTTAGCAAAAGGAACTTATTTTTTAATGATTAAGAACAACACTAAAATTATAAAAAATGAAAAAATTATTATTGCCAATTAG
- a CDS encoding RNA polymerase sigma factor — protein MTFDTEKILQGCKNGESKSFKELYNLYAKAMFNISVRILNNKNEAEDVLQESFLKAFQNIHVFDKQAAFGGWLKRVVINKSIDVIRKQKETIISLDELVDVGSDDADTTQEEDAMDYDVEMIKESIQKLSDGYRIVLTLYLFEEFTHKEIAATLNISEGTSKSQYNRAKKKLIEFIQLKSKSHVI, from the coding sequence ATGACATTCGATACAGAAAAAATATTGCAAGGTTGCAAAAATGGAGAAAGTAAATCCTTTAAGGAACTTTACAATCTTTATGCAAAGGCAATGTTTAACATCAGTGTTCGAATATTGAATAATAAAAATGAGGCAGAAGATGTACTGCAGGAATCTTTTCTAAAAGCTTTTCAAAATATACACGTGTTTGATAAACAAGCTGCATTCGGTGGCTGGTTAAAAAGAGTCGTTATTAATAAATCCATTGATGTTATCCGAAAACAGAAAGAGACGATTATTTCGTTGGATGAATTGGTGGATGTTGGTTCGGATGACGCAGATACTACACAGGAAGAGGATGCAATGGATTATGATGTGGAAATGATAAAGGAATCTATTCAAAAATTGTCGGATGGATACCGCATTGTGCTGACTCTTTATTTGTTTGAGGAATTTACTCACAAGGAAATTGCTGCCACATTAAATATTTCCGAAGGGACATCAAAATCGCAGTATAACCGCGCTAAGAAAAAGTTAATCGAATTCATTCAGCTAAAAAGCAAGAGTCATGTTATCTAA